Proteins from a genomic interval of Nitrosomonas sp.:
- the gyrB gene encoding DNA topoisomerase (ATP-hydrolyzing) subunit B → MNDNPSRFTSKNSDNPQEYNSDNIKILKGLDAVRKRPGMYIGDTSDGTGLHHMVFEVVDNAIDESLAGYCDDILVIIHPDNAVSVHDNGRGIPTGIKQDDDLKRSAAEIVMTELHAGGKFDDNSYKVSGGLHGVGVSVVNALSEWLRLTIRRESRVYQMEFRNGVAVAPLKIIGESEKTGTEVHFLASQAIFGDITYHYEIFAKRLRELSFLNNGIKIRLVDQREDKEETFAFSGGIRNFVEYINRSKTVLHPKIFTAKGIKEDISVEVAMQWNNSYAEQVLCFTNNIPQKDGGTHLTGLRAAMTRTLNNYIEQNELAKKAKVDTTGDDMREGLTCVLSVKLYEPKFSSQTKEKLVSSEVRPVVEEVVSQKLSDFLLENPNEAKLICSKIIEAARAREAARKARELTRRKGVLDSMGLPGKLADCQEKDPSLCEIYLVEGDSAGGSAKQGRDRKFQAIMPLKGKILNVEKSRFDKLISSQEIISLITALGTGIGKDEYNPDKLRYHRIIIMTDADVDGAHIRTLLLTFFYRQMPELIERGHVYIAQPPLYKIKHGKQERYLKDDHELKRYMLSLALKGAELYPGENRAPLTGETLASMVDIYLLAEAVIERMSHLIDLKVLYALLKQPEIDLSSLASAEVSARNLTNIVQQEAQITAEYNEAFERYRLKITRSLHGNQLNSYLDEDFLHSGDFVHIQHAGQMLDGLLGEHARIKREERESPIREFKDALMWLMEEAKKGIGIQRYKGLGEMNPDQLWETTMDPKNRRLLRTQIEDSILTDEIFTTLMGDVVEPRRAFIENNALRARNIDI, encoded by the coding sequence ATGAACGACAATCCATCCAGATTTACTAGCAAAAACAGTGACAATCCACAAGAATACAATTCTGACAATATCAAAATCCTGAAGGGACTGGACGCAGTTCGCAAACGCCCTGGAATGTACATTGGCGATACCAGTGATGGAACAGGATTGCATCATATGGTGTTTGAAGTGGTCGATAATGCCATCGATGAATCACTTGCCGGTTATTGCGATGATATCCTGGTCATTATTCATCCTGATAATGCAGTCAGTGTTCATGACAATGGCCGTGGTATACCCACGGGAATCAAACAGGACGATGATCTGAAACGCTCAGCGGCTGAAATTGTTATGACAGAATTGCATGCGGGAGGAAAATTTGACGATAATTCTTACAAAGTTTCCGGTGGCTTGCACGGTGTGGGAGTATCAGTGGTCAACGCCTTGTCGGAATGGTTACGCTTGACGATTCGTCGCGAAAGCAGGGTCTATCAGATGGAGTTTCGGAATGGTGTCGCGGTGGCACCCCTGAAAATTATCGGTGAGTCTGAAAAAACCGGAACAGAAGTCCATTTTCTGGCCAGTCAGGCCATTTTTGGTGACATCACCTATCATTATGAAATTTTTGCCAAACGGCTGCGTGAACTTTCCTTTCTGAATAATGGGATCAAGATCAGACTGGTTGATCAACGCGAAGACAAGGAAGAAACCTTTGCGTTTAGCGGCGGTATCCGTAATTTTGTCGAATATATAAACCGTAGCAAAACAGTGCTGCACCCTAAAATTTTTACAGCAAAAGGCATAAAGGAAGATATTTCAGTCGAAGTTGCCATGCAGTGGAATAACAGCTACGCCGAGCAAGTATTATGTTTTACCAACAACATTCCTCAGAAAGATGGCGGCACCCATCTGACCGGGTTGCGTGCCGCGATGACACGTACCCTGAATAACTACATCGAACAAAATGAGCTTGCAAAAAAAGCCAAGGTAGATACTACCGGCGACGACATGCGTGAAGGGTTAACCTGTGTGCTCTCCGTCAAGCTGTACGAACCTAAGTTTTCCTCGCAAACCAAGGAAAAACTGGTGTCTTCCGAAGTTCGCCCCGTAGTCGAAGAAGTAGTATCACAAAAACTTTCCGATTTTTTGCTGGAAAATCCAAATGAAGCCAAATTAATTTGCAGCAAAATCATAGAAGCGGCCAGAGCGCGCGAAGCAGCGAGAAAAGCACGTGAACTGACTCGCAGAAAAGGCGTGCTCGACAGCATGGGATTACCCGGAAAACTGGCAGATTGTCAGGAAAAGGATCCGAGTTTGTGTGAAATTTATCTGGTGGAAGGAGATTCAGCCGGAGGATCAGCCAAACAGGGAAGAGATCGTAAATTCCAGGCAATCATGCCGCTCAAGGGTAAAATTCTAAATGTTGAAAAATCACGTTTCGACAAACTGATTTCTTCGCAGGAGATCATTTCCTTGATTACTGCGCTGGGAACCGGCATTGGCAAGGACGAATACAACCCCGATAAACTGCGTTACCATCGTATTATCATTATGACCGATGCGGATGTGGATGGAGCTCATATCCGCACATTACTGCTGACTTTCTTCTACCGGCAAATGCCCGAGTTGATCGAACGTGGCCATGTTTATATTGCCCAGCCACCACTTTATAAAATCAAGCATGGCAAGCAGGAACGCTATTTAAAGGATGATCATGAGCTGAAACGCTACATGTTGAGCCTTGCACTCAAGGGAGCCGAACTATACCCCGGAGAGAATCGTGCCCCATTAACGGGCGAAACACTTGCCAGCATGGTTGACATTTATCTCCTTGCAGAAGCCGTTATTGAACGTATGAGCCACCTGATCGATCTTAAGGTTTTATACGCCCTATTGAAGCAACCGGAAATTGATTTAAGCTCGCTCGCGAGTGCAGAGGTTAGCGCACGCAATCTGACTAATATCGTGCAACAGGAAGCGCAGATTACAGCCGAGTACAATGAAGCATTTGAGCGCTATCGACTGAAAATAACCCGTAGCCTGCATGGAAATCAGTTGAATAGTTATCTTGATGAAGATTTTTTACATAGTGGTGATTTTGTCCATATTCAACACGCTGGCCAGATGCTGGATGGCCTGCTCGGAGAGCACGCCAGAATCAAGCGCGAGGAACGAGAATCGCCTATCCGGGAATTCAAGGATGCGCTCATGTGGTTGATGGAAGAGGCGAAAAAAGGTATTGGTATCCAGCGTTATAAAGGATTGGGTGAGATGAACCCGGATCAGCTGTGGGAAACAACCATGGATCCCAAAAACCGGCGCTTGTTACGTACCCAGATTGAGGACAGCATTTTGACTGATGAGATTTTTACGACACTGATGGGTGATGTGGTAGAACCCCGCCGTGCATTTATCGAAAATAACGCGTTACGTGCCAGAAATATTGATATTTAA
- a CDS encoding DNA polymerase III subunit beta: MKLLITDLNLLLKPLQMVSGVVERRQTLPILANVLVEIGDGKLKFVTSDMEIESEATSSSEELIAIEPLHTTVSVRKLLDILRALPKNTPLEISKQENRLLIISGKSRFHLQLLPAEAFPRMHQEVDSNKITCTLPQRILKTHLQHVIHAMAQQDLRYYLNGMIFAIEADRLTLVATDTRRLSLSSVSLNEHFEKSVTILPRKAVQELARQLEESDAPVTIEVTPKIFCFIFPEAVLTSKTIAGNIIDYKAVLPKERNYQFSLNRLEFLSALKRLVIIYNQNDPFHNVQFKLADNSVLLSVVNLDQEEASEEIKTNYQLDPIDTVFNILLFIEILNDITSEVIECSFEETHEDRLLITVPGENDFLHILMPMKR; the protein is encoded by the coding sequence ATGAAATTATTAATAACTGATCTCAATTTATTACTCAAACCACTCCAGATGGTTAGCGGTGTCGTAGAACGCAGACAAACACTGCCCATCCTGGCGAATGTATTGGTTGAAATTGGTGATGGAAAACTGAAATTTGTCACCTCTGACATGGAAATCGAGAGTGAGGCTACTTCTTCCAGTGAAGAATTGATCGCTATTGAACCCTTGCATACCACGGTATCGGTCAGAAAATTATTGGATATTCTGCGTGCACTCCCCAAAAATACGCCACTTGAAATCAGCAAGCAGGAAAACCGCTTGCTGATTATTTCAGGAAAAAGTCGTTTTCATCTTCAACTTTTGCCAGCAGAAGCCTTTCCACGGATGCATCAGGAAGTTGACAGTAATAAAATTACCTGCACGCTGCCTCAGAGAATCCTTAAAACACATTTACAACATGTTATCCATGCCATGGCCCAGCAGGATTTACGCTATTATTTAAATGGAATGATTTTTGCAATAGAAGCAGACAGATTAACGCTGGTAGCAACAGATACCCGTCGTTTAAGCCTTTCCAGTGTATCCTTAAATGAACACTTTGAAAAAAGTGTGACCATTCTGCCAAGAAAAGCAGTACAGGAGCTTGCCCGCCAACTGGAAGAGAGCGATGCGCCCGTGACAATTGAAGTTACTCCTAAAATTTTCTGTTTTATTTTTCCGGAAGCGGTATTGACATCCAAAACCATTGCCGGAAACATAATTGACTACAAGGCTGTGCTTCCCAAGGAACGGAACTATCAATTCTCATTGAATAGATTGGAATTTCTTTCGGCACTCAAACGGTTGGTGATCATATACAATCAGAATGATCCTTTCCACAACGTTCAATTTAAGCTTGCTGATAACAGCGTCCTCCTGTCAGTTGTAAATCTGGATCAAGAGGAAGCCAGCGAGGAAATTAAAACCAATTATCAGCTTGATCCTATCGATACCGTGTTCAATATACTGTTATTCATAGAAATACTTAATGATATAACCTCTGAAGTCATTGAATGCTCATTTGAAGAAACCCATGAAGATCGGTTATTGATCACCGTACCAGGTGAAAATGATTTTCTGCATATCCTGATGCCGATGAAAAGGTAA
- the dnaA gene encoding chromosomal replication initiator protein DnaA: MLKIEPFWHDCLAQFDQELNGQQFNTWIKPLRLETSLEDENTLILISPNRFVQQWVRDNFMNRIEQIAQQYFCQEILLKLVLDESNKDQPEIKPDPVSDHTKIKKINGVKANRKSPANVIKKTDGSCLNPNFNFETLVTGKANQLARAGALQVAERPGIAYNPLFIYGGVGLGKTHLLHAIGNEILHSNPAAKIRYVHAEKYVSDVVSAYQHKSFDKFKSYYHSLDLLLVDDVQFFSGKNRTQEEFFYAFNALVEAHKQVIITSDCYPKEISGMEERLVSRFGWGLTVAIEPPELEMRVAILLKKAQAEKMKLDENTAFFIAKYIRSNVRELEGALKRVLAYSCFTNLPISLELAKEALKDLLAVQNRHISIENIQKTVAEYYKIKLTDMFSKKRTRIIARPRQIAMAVAKELTQMSLPDIGEAFGGRDHTTVLHAHRKIMELRLSDPTISRDFNALLHILRG, from the coding sequence ATGCTGAAAATAGAACCCTTCTGGCACGATTGTCTGGCACAGTTTGATCAGGAATTAAATGGCCAGCAATTTAATACCTGGATCAAACCATTGCGGCTGGAAACCTCGCTGGAAGATGAAAATACCCTGATACTGATCTCACCTAATCGTTTTGTTCAGCAATGGGTCCGTGATAATTTTATGAATCGTATCGAACAAATCGCGCAGCAATATTTCTGCCAGGAAATTTTACTCAAGCTTGTTCTGGACGAAAGCAACAAGGATCAGCCTGAAATTAAACCCGATCCGGTATCGGACCACACAAAAATAAAAAAAATTAACGGAGTAAAAGCTAACCGTAAATCTCCCGCTAATGTAATCAAAAAAACGGATGGCAGTTGTCTGAACCCTAATTTCAATTTTGAGACACTGGTCACTGGCAAGGCCAATCAGCTGGCGCGTGCAGGAGCATTACAGGTTGCGGAACGCCCCGGCATTGCCTACAACCCCTTGTTTATTTATGGTGGTGTGGGATTAGGGAAAACTCATTTACTCCATGCGATCGGAAACGAGATATTACATTCGAACCCGGCTGCCAAAATACGTTATGTCCATGCTGAAAAATATGTTTCGGATGTGGTCAGTGCTTATCAACACAAATCATTTGATAAATTCAAGTCTTATTATCATTCCCTGGATTTACTCCTGGTAGATGATGTCCAGTTTTTCAGCGGAAAAAACCGCACCCAGGAAGAATTCTTTTATGCGTTTAACGCGCTTGTAGAAGCTCATAAACAAGTCATTATCACTTCTGATTGTTACCCTAAAGAAATCAGTGGGATGGAAGAGCGGCTGGTCTCAAGATTTGGCTGGGGACTAACCGTCGCCATCGAGCCACCCGAACTGGAAATGCGGGTGGCAATCCTATTGAAAAAAGCGCAAGCCGAGAAAATGAAGCTCGACGAAAATACGGCTTTTTTCATTGCCAAATATATTCGCTCCAATGTTCGAGAGTTAGAGGGAGCGCTGAAACGTGTGTTGGCCTATTCCTGTTTCACCAACCTGCCTATTTCCCTGGAACTTGCCAAAGAAGCGTTGAAGGATTTGCTGGCGGTTCAAAACCGGCATATTTCAATTGAAAATATCCAGAAAACCGTAGCAGAGTATTACAAAATCAAACTTACCGATATGTTCTCCAAAAAACGTACCCGGATTATTGCCCGTCCCCGTCAGATTGCCATGGCAGTTGCCAAGGAGCTGACCCAGATGAGTTTACCGGATATCGGCGAAGCCTTCGGTGGAAGGGATCACACCACTGTATTACACGCACATCGTAAAATCATGGAATTACGCCTGTCTGACCCGACTATCAGCCGGGATTTCAACGCGCTGCTGCATATTCTGCGTGGTTGA
- a CDS encoding glycosyltransferase family 2 protein has translation MNLNYQVPITALIVNYNAGELLVDCALALSTQVGQIIVVDNASTDTSLARLNDAFLNDRRLNIISLQKNVGFAAGCNLGMREAILPYILFINPDSLISPGAVERLKQVIESDPQTGMVGGRLLNPDGSEQGGSRRAMPTPWRAFVRATGLHRFAPCFPALLFDFHLHRQPLPNHPIEVEAISGALMLVRRQAIDVVGNWDEGYFLHCEDLDWCMRFRQKNWKILFVPDVSVLHFQGACSHARPFFVAWHKHRGMLRFYRKFFLNRYPVVLTWLVATGVWMRFGMVVLYHAGASLLKSAGFHRE, from the coding sequence ATGAACCTGAATTATCAAGTCCCGATCACTGCTTTAATCGTAAACTACAACGCCGGAGAATTACTGGTTGATTGTGCCCTGGCTCTGTCAACACAAGTAGGGCAAATTATCGTTGTGGATAATGCTTCGACAGATACGAGTCTTGCCAGACTCAACGATGCGTTTCTTAATGACCGCCGACTTAACATTATTTCCTTGCAAAAAAATGTAGGCTTTGCAGCAGGTTGTAACCTGGGTATGCGCGAGGCCATATTACCCTATATACTTTTCATCAATCCGGACAGTCTGATCAGTCCAGGTGCTGTAGAGCGACTGAAACAGGTTATCGAGTCAGATCCGCAGACAGGTATGGTGGGTGGTCGCCTGCTCAATCCTGATGGTAGTGAGCAGGGGGGCAGCCGCCGCGCGATGCCCACGCCATGGCGCGCGTTTGTCAGAGCAACAGGTCTGCATCGCTTTGCTCCCTGCTTTCCAGCACTTTTGTTTGATTTTCATTTACACCGGCAGCCACTGCCGAATCACCCCATTGAAGTGGAAGCAATCTCCGGGGCATTGATGTTGGTTCGTCGGCAGGCGATCGATGTAGTAGGTAATTGGGATGAAGGGTATTTTCTGCATTGTGAAGATCTGGACTGGTGTATGCGATTTCGGCAGAAAAACTGGAAAATCCTGTTTGTGCCGGATGTGTCAGTATTGCATTTTCAGGGAGCTTGTAGTCATGCACGTCCTTTTTTCGTTGCCTGGCATAAACACAGGGGGATGCTGCGTTTTTACCGAAAATTTTTTTTGAATCGCTATCCTGTTGTACTGACTTGGCTAGTGGCCACCGGGGTGTGGATGCGTTTTGGCATGGTTGTGCTTTATCATGCCGGTGCGAGCTTATTAAAATCAGCAGGTTTTCATCGTGAATAA
- a CDS encoding NAD-dependent epimerase/dehydratase family protein: MNKRSAGVIGATSFVGESLVSELLKNDWQVVAYTRRNVETFFQEQQAAVSWRQIHPENIDRDDDAGITDWFYLAPIWTLPEKFDWLIAQGVRRIVVLSSTSVLTKSQSTDSSEQILAHQLAEGESRLGDWAKQQGVSWTILRPTLIYGQGRDQNIMQIVRFIRRFGFFPLPGQATGLRQPVHVEDVARACLAALLSGQTINQVYNIAGSETLAYHRMVEKIFAAMERTPRLLFFPEWLIHAVVKMVRMLPRFRHITPGMIDRMNQDLVFDYSAAIHDFSYTPGPFTLNKKELC; the protein is encoded by the coding sequence GTGAATAAACGATCTGCCGGTGTAATCGGTGCAACCAGTTTTGTCGGTGAGTCTCTGGTGAGCGAATTGCTGAAAAATGACTGGCAGGTTGTGGCGTATACACGCCGCAATGTGGAAACCTTTTTTCAGGAACAACAAGCGGCCGTTTCATGGCGACAGATTCATCCAGAAAATATTGACAGGGATGATGACGCAGGAATCACAGATTGGTTTTATCTCGCGCCAATCTGGACATTGCCGGAAAAATTTGACTGGCTGATTGCCCAAGGGGTGCGCCGAATAGTGGTGTTGTCCTCCACCAGTGTGTTGACCAAAAGTCAGTCCACTGATAGCAGCGAGCAAATATTGGCTCATCAGCTGGCGGAAGGTGAATCCCGTCTTGGGGATTGGGCGAAACAGCAGGGCGTGAGCTGGACAATCTTGCGACCCACCTTGATTTACGGTCAGGGGCGGGATCAAAATATCATGCAGATTGTCCGTTTCATTCGCCGATTCGGTTTCTTCCCGTTGCCTGGCCAGGCAACGGGGTTGCGGCAACCGGTTCATGTGGAAGATGTCGCCCGTGCGTGTCTGGCTGCTTTATTATCCGGGCAGACAATCAATCAGGTTTACAATATCGCCGGTAGTGAGACGCTTGCCTATCACCGTATGGTAGAAAAGATTTTCGCCGCGATGGAACGAACACCGCGATTGCTTTTTTTCCCGGAATGGCTGATACACGCTGTTGTGAAGATGGTGAGAATGTTACCGCGCTTTCGGCATATCACTCCAGGCATGATTGACAGAATGAATCAGGATTTGGTATTTGATTATTCAGCTGCTATTCATGACTTTAGCTATACTCCCGGTCCTTTTACCTTAAATAAGAAAGAGTTGTGTTGA